One window of Mesorhizobium loti R88b genomic DNA carries:
- the fabD gene encoding ACP S-malonyltransferase encodes MAIAFTFPGQGSQAVGMGKDLADAFPEARRIFQEVDDALGENLSKLIWEGPEETLTLTANAQPALMAVSLAAIKALEARGFLLEDKVAYVAGHSLGEYSALAAAGFVSVADAARLLRIRGNAMQAAVPAGEGAMAAIIGLEQADVEAACTEAARGSGKVCQIANDNGGGQLVISGAKVAVELAAKLCTEKGAKRALMLQVSAPFHSALMAPAADVMRDALAGVTKHAPAVPVLSNVTVTPTSDPDDIARRLVEQITGRVRWRETVEWFGANGVTTLYEVGAGKVLSGLARRINRDIATSAVGTPADVEAALASLA; translated from the coding sequence ATGGCCATTGCATTCACCTTTCCGGGACAAGGCAGCCAAGCTGTCGGCATGGGCAAGGATCTCGCCGACGCCTTTCCCGAGGCGCGCAGGATCTTCCAGGAGGTCGACGACGCGCTCGGCGAGAACCTGTCGAAGTTGATCTGGGAAGGTCCCGAAGAGACCTTGACGCTGACTGCCAACGCGCAGCCGGCGCTGATGGCGGTATCGCTGGCGGCCATCAAGGCGCTGGAAGCGCGCGGTTTCTTGCTGGAGGACAAGGTCGCCTATGTCGCCGGCCACTCGCTGGGCGAATATTCAGCGCTTGCAGCCGCGGGCTTTGTTTCCGTTGCCGATGCCGCCCGTCTGCTACGCATTCGCGGCAATGCCATGCAGGCGGCGGTGCCGGCCGGCGAGGGCGCCATGGCGGCGATCATTGGACTGGAGCAGGCCGATGTCGAGGCCGCTTGCACCGAGGCCGCGCGAGGGTCCGGCAAGGTCTGCCAGATCGCCAACGACAATGGCGGCGGCCAGCTGGTCATCTCCGGCGCCAAGGTCGCGGTCGAGCTCGCTGCAAAATTGTGCACCGAAAAGGGCGCCAAGCGGGCGTTGATGCTGCAGGTCTCGGCGCCTTTCCATTCGGCGCTGATGGCGCCGGCTGCCGACGTCATGCGCGACGCGCTGGCTGGCGTGACGAAGCATGCGCCAGCGGTTCCCGTGCTGTCCAACGTCACCGTGACCCCGACCAGCGATCCCGACGACATCGCGCGGCGCCTGGTCGAGCAGATCACCGGCCGAGTGCGCTGGCGCGAAACGGTGGAATGGTTTGGCGCCAACGGCGTGACAACGCTTTATGAGGTCGGCGCCGGCAAGGTGCTGTCGGGTCTGGCACGGCGGATCAACCGCGACATCGCCACATCAGCCGTAGGCACGCCGGCCGACGTTGAGGCCGCGCTGGCCTCACTTGCATAA
- a CDS encoding LTA synthase family protein: MSLGGEVKVAKSSKRVGKAAPQFLEDDPSTGYLPGRRWPVVRYGLISLAISAILVFAIELIVRGDFAGTVSFFLQPLKPGWTTIVVFALILIGLDAVLGRSHQSLMIVAPLTLSLAFVGHQKSHYLGDPLYPTDFLYARQIFALLPLLVRDRPMTALAMVVGIVAGLSLLVYGWRLWRRKVPALSRKGRLARLTLAVPLLAFFVSIMDYATFSWTRDRLQIIPIMWDQKENYASNGFALAFALNVPMAHVSAPPGYSDKAIAAIDRPQIAASVPDEKPDIIVVMSESFWDPTKLPGVTITPDPIPTVRALRSGSMFSPEFGGMTANIEFEALTGFSNAFLPAGSIPYQQYVRTPTPSMATFLKSEGYRARAIHPGTNWFWNRGAVYADFGFNDFKSEETLPPMEKRGPLASDAAMTDEIIREADASDEPVFFFAVSLQNHGPYEPNRYDNTTHSVQAPISQWARASLLSYAEGSADADHGLERLIEWANKRERPTIVAFFGDHLPPLGPVYVETGFLKDNVAPRKEPTPEAALDHHETPLVIWSNRSGAVKNLGTVSPAFLPYHILTAAGITHPYYTGFLGEMRERYRVVDRNLLLTPAGEATPDWSRQKDIDPAIRDFRLIQYDMMFGKRQAAPDFFPETVDKVVAHTS, encoded by the coding sequence CTGTCGCTGGGTGGGGAAGTTAAGGTGGCAAAGAGTTCGAAACGCGTCGGCAAGGCCGCGCCACAGTTCCTGGAAGACGATCCGTCGACCGGCTATCTGCCAGGCCGGAGGTGGCCGGTGGTCCGTTACGGGCTGATCAGCCTGGCGATCTCGGCCATTCTTGTGTTTGCCATCGAATTGATCGTGCGCGGCGACTTTGCCGGCACCGTCTCCTTCTTCCTGCAGCCGCTCAAGCCTGGCTGGACCACGATCGTCGTGTTCGCGCTGATCCTGATCGGTCTCGACGCCGTGCTCGGCCGCAGTCACCAGAGCCTGATGATCGTCGCGCCCTTGACGCTGTCGCTGGCCTTTGTCGGCCACCAGAAATCGCATTATCTGGGCGATCCGCTTTATCCGACTGACTTTCTCTATGCCCGCCAGATCTTCGCGCTGCTGCCGCTCCTGGTGCGCGACCGGCCGATGACCGCACTCGCCATGGTCGTCGGCATCGTCGCGGGCCTGTCGCTGCTCGTCTATGGCTGGCGGCTGTGGCGCCGCAAGGTTCCCGCACTCAGCCGCAAGGGCCGCCTTGCCCGGCTGACGCTGGCCGTGCCGCTGCTCGCCTTCTTCGTCTCGATCATGGACTACGCCACCTTCTCCTGGACCCGGGACAGGCTGCAGATCATCCCGATCATGTGGGACCAGAAGGAAAACTACGCCTCCAACGGCTTTGCACTCGCCTTTGCGCTCAATGTGCCGATGGCGCATGTCTCGGCACCGCCGGGCTATTCGGACAAGGCGATTGCCGCGATCGACCGGCCGCAGATTGCCGCTTCGGTGCCTGATGAAAAGCCCGACATTATTGTCGTCATGAGCGAATCCTTCTGGGACCCAACCAAGCTTCCCGGCGTCACCATCACGCCGGACCCCATTCCCACCGTGCGGGCACTGCGTTCCGGTTCGATGTTCTCGCCTGAATTCGGCGGCATGACCGCGAATATCGAATTCGAGGCGCTGACCGGCTTTTCCAACGCCTTCCTGCCCGCCGGCAGCATCCCCTATCAGCAATATGTGCGCACGCCGACACCTTCGATGGCGACCTTCCTGAAGAGTGAAGGCTACCGGGCGCGCGCCATTCATCCAGGCACCAACTGGTTCTGGAACCGTGGCGCGGTCTATGCCGATTTCGGGTTCAACGATTTCAAGTCGGAAGAGACGCTGCCACCCATGGAGAAGCGCGGACCGCTGGCATCTGATGCGGCAATGACGGATGAGATCATCCGCGAGGCCGACGCCAGCGACGAACCGGTTTTCTTCTTTGCGGTCAGCCTGCAGAACCATGGCCCCTATGAACCGAACCGCTATGACAACACGACCCACTCGGTGCAGGCGCCGATCAGCCAATGGGCGCGCGCCTCGCTGCTGAGCTATGCGGAGGGTTCAGCCGACGCTGACCACGGCCTTGAACGGCTGATCGAATGGGCCAACAAGCGCGAGCGGCCGACGATTGTCGCCTTCTTCGGGGACCATCTGCCGCCGCTGGGGCCGGTCTATGTCGAAACCGGTTTCCTCAAGGACAACGTCGCGCCACGCAAGGAGCCGACGCCGGAAGCCGCACTCGACCATCACGAGACACCGCTGGTCATCTGGTCGAACCGCTCCGGTGCGGTCAAGAACCTCGGGACGGTGAGCCCGGCATTCCTGCCCTATCATATCCTCACCGCAGCGGGCATCACCCATCCCTACTATACGGGCTTCCTGGGCGAGATGCGGGAGCGCTACCGCGTTGTCGACCGCAATCTTTTGCTGACCCCGGCTGGCGAGGCCACACCCGATTGGTCGCGTCAGAAGGATATCGACCCGGCGATCCGCGATTTCCGGCTCATCCAGTACGACATGATGTTCGGCAAGCGCCAGGCTGCGCCGGACTTCTTCCCCGAGACGGTCGACAAGGTCGTCGCCCATACGAGTTGA
- a CDS encoding pilus assembly protein TadG-related protein has protein sequence MMGVGLPAILSAVAFAVDVSTIMRAKSNLQNALDSANLASSHLGDLDITRTDAFNRYFQANIAGHGELANAQATLTVDKGVNYIKTKAVASADVNLNFAFLFGQNKHIVVDASAVESNNQLEVVLVLDNTGSMAGAKIAALKTATDSLLKQLEAAQSPTRKVHVALVPFVTAVNVNGDGFDPSWIDMDGKSSTNGINFPIINGKRPNHMALFRQLMKDPASAAKLTGWMDAAGTDTGWKGCVEARPGTLNISDTPPDPSRPDTLFVPYFAPDDPGDGTKPSGSYSNDANYYNNSFIKDTADDAKLARDGGVNILGIDLSGLLGSVVNLVLGGPSKADLDTVAKYVAPQNSSIGTAATTDPNALQLTVGPNRSCPSPIVPLTDDFTKLRKEAGKMLAWAGSGTNVAEGLAWGQRVLSPGAPYTDGTPWKTPGVSKIVMLLTDGENVVYGASNEATKSDYTSYGYLAGSPYGAPGRMGSDNQAAAARNVDGWTKSVCTQLKNQGAQIYTMVLQSDTAANRALYSACASDPSDYYAVNDPAKLPNVFEQIANKFSKLQLTN, from the coding sequence ATGATGGGGGTCGGGCTGCCCGCTATCCTGTCGGCCGTGGCCTTCGCGGTCGACGTGTCGACCATCATGCGGGCCAAGAGCAATTTGCAGAATGCGCTCGACTCCGCAAATCTCGCCTCCTCGCATCTCGGCGATCTCGACATTACCCGCACCGACGCCTTCAATCGCTATTTTCAGGCCAACATTGCAGGGCACGGTGAACTCGCCAACGCGCAGGCGACGCTGACCGTCGACAAGGGCGTCAACTACATCAAGACGAAAGCTGTCGCCTCGGCGGACGTCAATTTGAACTTCGCCTTCCTGTTCGGCCAGAACAAACACATTGTCGTCGATGCGTCGGCCGTCGAATCGAACAACCAGCTCGAAGTCGTGCTGGTGCTGGACAATACCGGCTCGATGGCTGGGGCAAAAATTGCTGCCCTCAAGACAGCAACCGACAGTTTGCTCAAGCAACTCGAGGCGGCGCAGTCTCCGACGCGCAAGGTCCATGTGGCGCTGGTGCCATTCGTCACCGCTGTCAATGTCAATGGCGACGGGTTCGATCCCTCCTGGATCGACATGGATGGCAAGTCATCCACCAACGGAATCAATTTTCCCATCATCAACGGCAAGCGTCCCAATCATATGGCGCTGTTCAGGCAACTGATGAAAGACCCCGCATCGGCCGCCAAATTGACAGGATGGATGGACGCTGCCGGGACGGACACGGGCTGGAAAGGTTGTGTCGAAGCACGGCCTGGGACCCTTAACATCTCCGACACGCCGCCGGATCCGTCCAGGCCCGACACTCTGTTCGTGCCGTACTTCGCGCCGGACGATCCGGGGGATGGCACCAAACCTTCCGGCAGTTATTCAAACGACGCCAATTACTACAATAACTCATTTATCAAAGACACAGCTGACGATGCCAAGCTTGCTCGCGACGGCGGCGTCAACATCCTTGGAATAGATTTGAGCGGCCTGCTTGGAAGCGTCGTCAATTTGGTGCTCGGTGGCCCTTCGAAGGCAGATCTCGACACGGTCGCCAAATATGTGGCACCGCAGAACAGCTCCATTGGCACCGCGGCCACGACGGACCCAAATGCCTTGCAATTGACAGTGGGGCCAAACCGATCCTGCCCGTCGCCGATCGTTCCATTGACAGACGATTTTACAAAGCTTCGCAAGGAGGCTGGCAAGATGCTTGCCTGGGCGGGCTCTGGCACCAACGTCGCGGAGGGACTGGCCTGGGGCCAGCGCGTGCTGTCGCCGGGTGCGCCGTATACCGACGGAACGCCGTGGAAGACGCCCGGGGTCAGCAAGATCGTTATGTTGCTGACCGATGGTGAGAACGTCGTTTACGGCGCAAGCAACGAGGCGACCAAATCCGACTATACGTCCTACGGTTATCTCGCGGGCTCCCCCTATGGCGCACCGGGTCGCATGGGCTCGGACAACCAGGCGGCGGCGGCCCGCAACGTTGACGGCTGGACCAAAAGCGTCTGCACGCAGCTTAAGAACCAGGGCGCGCAAATCTACACCATGGTGCTGCAGTCCGACACCGCCGCCAACCGCGCGCTGTACAGCGCCTGCGCTTCGGATCCCAGCGACTACTACGCCGTCAACGATCCCGCCAAACTGCCGAACGTATTCGAGCAGATTGCCAACAAGTTCTCGAAGCTGCAACTCACGAATTGA
- the rpsF gene encoding 30S ribosomal protein S6: MALYEHVFLARQDLSQQQVDALVEQYKGVISANGGSVGRVENWGLKSLTYRVNKNRKAYYTLMDLNCPPAALNEMERQMGLSEDVLRFLTIKVEAHEEGPSAMMQKREERSERGGFGDRDRGDRGPRSFGDRDRGDRPPRSFGGDAGADRGPRRPREGFEGGAE; this comes from the coding sequence ATGGCTCTTTACGAACATGTGTTTCTTGCCCGGCAGGACCTCTCGCAGCAGCAGGTCGATGCGCTTGTCGAACAGTACAAGGGCGTCATCTCCGCGAATGGCGGGTCCGTCGGCCGGGTCGAGAACTGGGGACTGAAGTCCCTCACCTACCGGGTCAACAAGAACCGGAAGGCATACTACACGCTCATGGACCTCAACTGCCCGCCGGCCGCGCTCAACGAGATGGAGCGCCAGATGGGTCTGTCCGAGGACGTCCTGCGTTTCCTGACCATCAAGGTCGAGGCGCATGAGGAAGGTCCGTCGGCGATGATGCAGAAGCGCGAAGAGCGCTCCGAGCGCGGTGGCTTCGGCGATCGCGACCGTGGCGACCGTGGCCCGCGTTCCTTCGGCGACCGTGACCGGGGCGATCGTCCGCCGCGCAGCTTCGGCGGCGACGCCGGTGCTGATCGTGGTCCGCGCCGTCCGCGCGAAGGCTTTGAAGGGGGTGCAGAATAA
- the rpsR gene encoding 30S ribosomal protein S18, with protein MVDINQIPTRRPFHRRRKTCPFSGANAPKIDYKDVRLLQRYISERGKIVPSRITAVSQKKQRELAKAIKRARFLGLLPYVVR; from the coding sequence ATGGTCGACATCAATCAGATCCCGACCCGGCGCCCGTTCCATCGTCGCCGCAAGACCTGCCCGTTCTCCGGCGCCAACGCGCCCAAGATCGACTACAAGGACGTGCGTCTGCTGCAGCGCTACATTTCCGAGCGCGGCAAGATCGTGCCGTCGCGCATCACCGCCGTCAGCCAGAAGAAGCAGCGTGAGCTCGCCAAGGCGATCAAGCGCGCCCGCTTCCTCGGCCTGCTGCCCTACGTCGTCCGTTAA
- the rplI gene encoding 50S ribosomal protein L9: MEVILLERVSRLGQMGDTVKVKDGFARNFLLPQGKALRANEGNKKKFEGQRAQLEARNLERKSEATQVAEKLDGKSFITVRSAGETGQLYGSVSTRDIADLLTAEGFSIARSQVLLNHPIKTIGLTNVAVALHPEVEVTITLNIARTADEAERQSKGETLTTAEAIYGDDINDNARPENFFDPNSEFEGGEDNA; this comes from the coding sequence ATGGAAGTCATTCTTCTCGAACGCGTTTCCCGCCTCGGCCAGATGGGCGATACCGTCAAGGTCAAGGACGGCTTTGCCCGCAATTTCCTGCTGCCGCAGGGCAAGGCGCTGCGCGCCAACGAAGGCAACAAGAAGAAGTTCGAAGGTCAGCGCGCGCAACTCGAAGCACGCAATCTCGAGCGCAAGTCGGAAGCGACGCAGGTTGCTGAAAAGCTCGACGGCAAGAGCTTCATCACCGTTCGCTCCGCAGGCGAAACTGGCCAGCTCTACGGTTCGGTGTCGACGCGCGATATCGCCGACCTGCTGACGGCGGAAGGCTTCTCGATCGCCCGCAGCCAGGTTCTGCTCAACCATCCGATCAAGACCATCGGCCTCACCAATGTTGCTGTTGCCCTGCATCCGGAAGTCGAAGTCACGATCACGCTCAACATCGCCCGTACGGCTGATGAAGCCGAGCGCCAGTCCAAGGGCGAGACGCTGACCACCGCCGAAGCCATCTATGGCGACGACATCAACGACAATGCACGGCCGGAAAACTTCTTCGATCCGAACAGCGAGTTCGAAGGCGGCGAAGACAACGCCTGA
- a CDS encoding SAM-dependent methyltransferase: MNILLKRVLDRLVRTGNLKVTGPKGSTFVFGDGSGEPVQMHIKTRHAERAITFDPMLAVPESYMDGELDILEGGVLGLMRIAFQNMGSGGIDATWSKAIEGLRHAFRRLQQINTASRSRRNVQRHYDLSGDLYRLFLDEDMQYSCAYFEQPDMTLDEAQAAKKRHIAAKLRLKAGQTVLDIGSGWGGLGLYLAKAFDVDVQGVTLSTEQHGVATDRAHAQGLENHVHFELKDYRELNERFDRIVSVGMFEHVGVNHFRTFFDKAATLLKPDGVMLLHTIGRSGVPWATSAFIRKYIFPGGYIPAMSEVMPAIEKSGLVVTDVEILRLHYADTLKHWGQRFAANRDKAKSIYDERFCRMWEFYLAASEAAFRWQDLVIFQFQITKKNDTLPVTRDYMAKCEKALEMRDMGRREAAPVEKPAKPARRRKVAE; encoded by the coding sequence ATGAACATTCTGCTGAAGCGCGTTCTCGACCGCCTGGTGCGCACGGGCAATCTCAAGGTAACCGGACCCAAAGGCTCGACATTCGTCTTCGGCGACGGCAGCGGCGAGCCGGTGCAAATGCATATCAAGACCCGACATGCCGAACGCGCCATCACCTTCGATCCTATGCTGGCGGTGCCTGAATCCTACATGGACGGCGAACTCGACATTCTCGAAGGCGGCGTTCTCGGGCTGATGCGCATTGCCTTCCAGAACATGGGCAGCGGCGGCATCGACGCGACATGGTCGAAGGCCATAGAGGGCCTGCGCCATGCCTTCCGCCGACTGCAGCAGATCAACACAGCCTCGCGCTCGCGCCGCAACGTGCAGCGCCACTACGATCTGTCGGGCGACCTCTACCGGCTCTTCCTCGATGAGGACATGCAGTATTCCTGCGCCTATTTCGAGCAGCCGGACATGACGCTCGACGAGGCACAGGCAGCCAAAAAGCGCCATATCGCTGCCAAGCTCAGGCTGAAGGCCGGCCAGACCGTGCTCGACATCGGCTCCGGCTGGGGCGGGCTCGGCCTTTATCTCGCCAAGGCCTTCGACGTCGACGTGCAGGGCGTGACGCTGTCGACCGAACAGCATGGGGTCGCCACCGATCGGGCGCATGCGCAAGGCCTGGAAAACCACGTCCATTTCGAGCTGAAGGACTATCGCGAACTCAACGAACGCTTCGACCGCATCGTTTCGGTCGGCATGTTCGAACATGTCGGCGTGAACCACTTCAGGACCTTCTTCGACAAAGCAGCGACGTTGCTGAAGCCCGATGGCGTCATGCTCCTGCACACGATCGGCCGCTCCGGCGTGCCATGGGCGACCAGCGCCTTCATCCGCAAGTATATTTTCCCGGGCGGATACATCCCGGCAATGTCCGAGGTGATGCCGGCCATCGAGAAGTCCGGCCTCGTGGTCACGGACGTCGAGATCCTGCGGCTCCACTATGCCGATACGCTGAAGCACTGGGGCCAGCGCTTCGCCGCCAACCGTGACAAGGCCAAGTCGATCTACGACGAACGCTTCTGCCGCATGTGGGAATTCTATCTGGCCGCTTCGGAAGCCGCCTTCCGCTGGCAGGACCTCGTCATCTTCCAGTTCCAGATAACCAAGAAGAACGACACGCTGCCGGTGACCCGCGACTATATGGCCAAATGCGAAAAGGCGCTGGAAATGCGCGACATGGGCCGCCGCGAGGCGGCTCCGGTCGAGAAGCCCGCCAAGCCCGCCCGCCGCCGCAAGGTGGCTGAATAG
- a CDS encoding YnfA family protein gives MTYLLYAAAALAEIAGCFSVWAWWRLERSPLWLAPGFVSLLVFAWLLALVDTNAAGRAYAAYGGIYIVASLAWLWLVEGVRPDRWDVAGAALCIAGASIILLTPRGA, from the coding sequence ATGACCTATCTCCTCTATGCCGCAGCAGCGCTGGCCGAGATCGCTGGCTGTTTTTCGGTATGGGCATGGTGGCGGCTGGAAAGATCGCCGCTGTGGCTGGCGCCGGGCTTCGTCTCGCTGCTTGTGTTCGCCTGGCTTCTGGCGCTGGTCGACACCAACGCCGCGGGCCGTGCCTATGCCGCTTATGGCGGCATCTACATCGTTGCCTCGCTGGCCTGGTTGTGGCTGGTGGAAGGCGTGCGGCCCGATCGCTGGGATGTTGCCGGTGCTGCGCTCTGCATAGCCGGGGCCTCGATCATCCTGCTCACACCGCGAGGAGCATAG
- a CDS encoding small ribosomal subunit Rsm22 family protein, which translates to MELPAPLRQAVDRILEKVPLPELKQAAKTLSDRYRAELRDGRLHMAQDMAVKAYLATRLPATYAAVRASLSALNEARPDFMPKTLLDVGAGPGAVLWATSELWPDLEQAVLLEASAAVRKVGETLATDAIAARTEWRAGDVTTDLADLQPADLVTCAYVLDEIVPASLPKMVDRLWQLTADTLLIVEPGTPAGWQRILAVRAQLIAAGAHVLAPCPHQAPCPLNPPDWCHFARRVARSRLHRMAKDAEVPWEDEKFIFVAVSRQPAAAHAARVIAPPKSGSGKVLLKLCGPDGGAGEQLFTKRDGDLFKAARRLDWGDTLDPGST; encoded by the coding sequence GTGGAACTGCCCGCCCCTCTTCGACAAGCTGTCGATCGCATCCTTGAAAAAGTGCCGCTTCCGGAGCTCAAACAGGCGGCAAAGACACTCTCCGACCGCTACCGCGCCGAACTGCGCGACGGACGTCTGCACATGGCGCAGGACATGGCGGTCAAGGCCTATCTGGCGACGCGGCTGCCGGCGACCTATGCCGCGGTCCGCGCCAGCCTCAGCGCGCTGAACGAGGCCCGGCCGGATTTCATGCCGAAAACCCTGCTCGATGTCGGCGCCGGCCCTGGTGCGGTGCTTTGGGCCACCAGCGAGCTCTGGCCTGATCTCGAACAGGCCGTTTTGCTGGAAGCGAGTGCAGCAGTGCGCAAGGTCGGCGAGACGCTTGCCACCGATGCGATCGCAGCACGGACCGAATGGCGGGCCGGCGACGTCACAACAGACCTTGCCGACCTTCAGCCTGCAGACCTCGTCACATGCGCCTATGTGCTGGACGAGATCGTGCCGGCATCCCTGCCCAAAATGGTCGACCGGCTATGGCAACTGACGGCAGATACGTTGCTGATCGTCGAGCCGGGCACGCCGGCGGGCTGGCAGCGAATTCTGGCGGTGCGCGCGCAATTGATCGCGGCCGGCGCGCATGTGCTGGCGCCGTGTCCGCACCAAGCGCCCTGCCCGCTCAACCCGCCCGACTGGTGCCACTTTGCCCGCCGCGTCGCCCGCTCGCGCCTGCATCGGATGGCCAAGGACGCGGAAGTGCCGTGGGAAGACGAGAAATTCATTTTTGTCGCCGTTTCGCGCCAGCCGGCAGCCGCCCATGCCGCGCGGGTCATCGCCCCGCCGAAATCCGGCTCCGGCAAGGTTCTGCTCAAGCTGTGCGGACCGGACGGCGGCGCCGGCGAACAACTGTTCACAAAACGCGACGGTGATCTGTTCAAGGCTGCGCGGCGCCTGGACTGGGGCGATACGCTGGACCCGGGAAGCACGTGA
- a CDS encoding replicative DNA helicase: MAEAARKFGVAEQQPLYREAPNNIEAEQALLGAILVNNDAFYRVSDFLKPGHFYEPLHRKIFEIAAELIRMGKVATPITLKTFLPADEKVGDMTVAQYIVRLAVEAVTVVNATDYGRAIYDLATRRALITVGEDMVNIAYDAPVDMAPSEQIEDAERRLFELAETGRYDGGFESFTDAVKTAVDMANAAYMRDGHLSGLATGMRDLDRRMGGLQSSDLIIIAGRPGMGKTSLATNIAFNIAEMYEPAQQADGSFKAANGGVVGFFSLEMSSEQLATRIISEQTEISSSKIRRGEITEMDFEKLVACSQTMQKIPLFIDQTGGISIAQLSARARRLKRQRGLDLIVIDYIQLMQGSSAKSSQNRVQEITEITTGLKALAKELAVPIIALSQLSRQVESREDKRPQLSDLRESGSIEQDADVVMFVYREEYYLKNREPKLGTEEYVKWENEMNEMRGKAEVIVAKQRHGPTGSVTLAFHGEFTRFSDLAEEHHIAERFE; encoded by the coding sequence ATGGCAGAGGCAGCGCGAAAATTTGGCGTGGCGGAGCAGCAACCGCTTTATCGCGAGGCGCCGAACAACATCGAGGCCGAGCAGGCGCTGCTCGGCGCCATCCTCGTCAACAACGATGCCTTCTATCGTGTCTCCGACTTCCTCAAGCCAGGCCATTTCTACGAGCCGCTGCACAGAAAAATCTTCGAAATCGCGGCCGAGCTCATCCGCATGGGCAAGGTGGCGACGCCGATCACCTTGAAAACCTTCCTGCCGGCCGACGAGAAGGTCGGCGACATGACGGTGGCGCAATATATCGTACGGCTGGCGGTCGAAGCCGTCACCGTCGTCAATGCCACCGACTACGGCCGCGCCATCTATGATCTGGCGACGCGCCGCGCGCTGATCACCGTCGGCGAAGATATGGTCAACATCGCCTATGACGCGCCGGTCGACATGGCGCCCTCCGAGCAGATCGAGGACGCCGAGCGGCGCCTGTTCGAACTGGCCGAGACGGGCCGCTACGACGGCGGCTTCGAGAGCTTCACCGACGCAGTCAAGACCGCGGTCGACATGGCCAACGCCGCCTATATGCGCGACGGCCATCTGTCGGGCCTCGCCACCGGCATGCGCGATCTCGATCGCCGCATGGGCGGCCTGCAGTCGTCCGATCTGATCATCATCGCCGGCCGTCCAGGCATGGGCAAGACATCGCTCGCCACCAACATCGCCTTCAACATTGCCGAGATGTATGAGCCGGCGCAGCAGGCCGATGGCTCGTTCAAGGCAGCCAATGGTGGTGTCGTCGGCTTCTTCTCGCTCGAAATGTCGTCGGAACAGCTCGCCACCCGCATCATTTCCGAGCAGACGGAAATCTCGTCCTCGAAAATCCGCCGCGGCGAAATCACCGAAATGGATTTCGAGAAGCTGGTCGCCTGTTCGCAGACCATGCAGAAGATCCCGCTGTTCATCGACCAGACCGGCGGTATTTCCATTGCGCAGCTGTCTGCCCGCGCGCGTCGCCTGAAGCGCCAACGCGGCCTCGACCTGATCGTCATCGACTATATTCAGCTGATGCAGGGTTCATCCGCCAAGTCTTCGCAGAACCGCGTGCAGGAAATCACCGAGATCACCACCGGCCTGAAGGCGCTGGCCAAGGAACTGGCCGTGCCGATCATTGCACTGTCGCAGCTGTCGCGTCAGGTCGAAAGCCGCGAGGACAAGCGCCCGCAGCTCTCGGACTTGCGTGAATCCGGTTCGATCGAGCAGGACGCCGACGTCGTGATGTTCGTCTATCGCGAGGAGTATTATCTCAAGAACCGCGAGCCGAAGCTTGGCACTGAGGAATACGTCAAGTGGGAAAACGAGATGAACGAGATGCGCGGCAAGGCCGAGGTCATCGTCGCCAAGCAGCGCCACGGCCCGACGGGCTCGGTGACGCTCGCCTTCCACGGCGAATTCACCCGCTTCTCCGATCTGGCTGAGGAACATCATATCGCGGAGAGGTTTGAGTAG